One window from the genome of Microaerobacter geothermalis encodes:
- a CDS encoding copper amine oxidase N-terminal domain-containing protein, whose protein sequence is MNIKKIVLSVLLLMMMTGVAVANSNEPSIPVFGGPDQGRGGEWIGEVVEEPLMNWDTATDGMAGRETVGVVIDDLGIKFPDAQPYINEDNRTMVPVRFIAEARHIEADVSWNPFTRTVTIEKPNSDGKTQTVIKLKVGENKALVNGQEVTFDTKAVIKDDRTMVPLRFVAETLGARVFWDPRVKAVIIYTPNERAYFDEDLAEEQGWIEN, encoded by the coding sequence ATGAACATCAAAAAAATTGTTTTAAGCGTACTTCTGTTAATGATGATGACAGGTGTGGCAGTGGCAAATTCAAATGAGCCTTCGATTCCTGTATTTGGTGGGCCGGATCAAGGGCGTGGCGGTGAATGGATAGGAGAAGTGGTTGAAGAACCTTTGATGAACTGGGATACTGCAACAGATGGAATGGCAGGGAGGGAGACGGTAGGAGTAGTAATAGATGATTTAGGTATTAAATTTCCTGATGCACAGCCCTACATCAATGAGGATAACCGAACCATGGTACCCGTAAGATTCATTGCCGAAGCTCGCCATATTGAGGCAGATGTTAGCTGGAATCCCTTCACCCGAACCGTCACCATCGAAAAACCAAACAGTGACGGAAAAACCCAAACCGTCATTAAGCTAAAAGTGGGTGAAAACAAGGCATTGGTAAATGGTCAGGAGGTCACTTTCGATACAAAAGCCGTCATCAAGGATGACAGAACCATGGTGCCGTTAAGGTTTGTCGCAGAAACGCTGGGAGCGAGGGTGTTTTGGGACCCTAGAGTAAAAGCTGTGATTATATACACTCCAAACGAAAGAGCGTATTTTGATGAAGATCTTGCAGAAGAACAAGGATGGATTGAAAATTAG
- a CDS encoding copper amine oxidase N-terminal domain-containing protein: MNIKKIVLSVLLLMMMTGVAVANSNEPSIPVFGGPNQGRGGEWIGEVVEEPLMNWDTATDGIKRDNSVSVSIDDVGIDFPDAQPYINEDNRTMVPVRFIAEARHIEADVSWNPFTRTVTIEKPNSDGKTKTVIKLKVGENKALVNGQEVTFDTKAVIKDDRTMVPLRFVAETLGARVFWEPRVKGVIIYTPLTRSYFKENIAEVNGWIEN, translated from the coding sequence ATGAACATCAAAAAAATTGTTTTAAGCGTACTTCTGTTAATGATGATGACAGGTGTGGCAGTGGCAAATTCAAATGAGCCTTCGATTCCTGTATTTGGTGGGCCGAATCAAGGGCGTGGCGGTGAATGGATAGGAGAAGTGGTTGAAGAACCGTTGATGAACTGGGATACTGCAACAGATGGAATAAAAAGGGATAATAGTGTAAGCGTATCAATAGATGACGTTGGTATTGATTTTCCCGATGCACAACCCTACATCAATGAGGATAACCGAACCATGGTACCCGTAAGGTTTATTGCCGAAGCCCGTCACATTGAGGCAGATGTCAGTTGGAATCCATTCACCCGAACCGTCACCATCGAAAAACCAAACAGTGACGGGAAAACCAAAACTGTCATTAAGCTAAAAGTGGGCGAAAACAAGGCACTGGTAAATGGTCAGGAGGTCACTTTCGATACAAAAGCTGTCATCAAGGATGACAGAACCATGGTGCCGCTGAGGTTTGTCGCAGAAACCCTAGGAGCAAGAGTGTTTTGGGAGCCAAGAGTAAAGGGAGTTATTATATACACTCCACTAACCAGGTCATACTTTAAAGAAAATATTGCTGAAGTAAATGGATGGATTGAAAATTAG
- a CDS encoding DUF5411 family protein, which produces MAWTGKFAIGLLIIVLFTYFTLDIGYMQIADMDNDTSLERAAKAALSLSVNRGVLRESEQMVINEEISDEAFLRYYAENANTKSGLRQIQIFGFSAYPPMLAVESYTTAKSNFLQFTNTFDGGDKQYTVSHKKEEVIFESKN; this is translated from the coding sequence ATGGCTTGGACAGGTAAATTTGCAATAGGATTGCTTATCATCGTTCTATTTACTTACTTTACGTTAGATATTGGATATATGCAGATTGCAGATATGGATAACGATACATCCTTGGAAAGGGCCGCAAAAGCGGCTCTTTCTCTTTCTGTCAATCGGGGGGTGTTGAGGGAATCTGAGCAGATGGTGATCAACGAGGAGATTTCTGACGAAGCCTTTTTAAGGTATTATGCGGAAAATGCCAATACCAAAAGCGGACTTCGACAGATACAAATTTTTGGCTTTTCAGCATATCCACCGATGCTTGCCGTGGAGTCATATACCACCGCCAAAAGTAATTTCTTGCAATTCACCAATACCTTCGATGGCGGAGATAAACAGTATACGGTGAGTCATAAAAAAGAAGAAGTCATTTTTGAATCTAAAAATTAA
- the cpaB gene encoding Flp pilus assembly protein CpaB: MKISKFTKRKIIAVIVALLVVGGIYQYNSLTLEEEMNPVTVVIARQDIPPHTEITESMLFQKLVPASTVPPNSIIDPDEIIGKWTVEGYGIAKNSYFYEGKILTKDEMPDAAVLKLEKNEKAFSLLVDLETSSGNSIIPGAYVDLYFATTQTESKKPLVGRMFKRIRVTSVKDSKTQDVFSPQEYTESKKKDPSKVATSTNNPKALAKLYTLAVTEEQLDYLNKAKMLGNIIPVATGTSFLKIEDQDNLEKQQAEKADNNSADEGTDELDQLESLTPEQFILKWIEENSYTLETFLEELKKENQQIKE, from the coding sequence GTGAAAATCAGCAAGTTTACAAAAAGAAAGATTATAGCCGTGATTGTTGCATTGTTAGTCGTGGGAGGGATATACCAGTACAATTCCCTCACGTTAGAAGAAGAAATGAATCCTGTAACGGTTGTCATTGCTCGGCAGGATATTCCGCCGCATACCGAAATTACGGAAAGTATGCTTTTTCAGAAGCTGGTCCCTGCCTCAACGGTTCCCCCGAATTCCATCATTGATCCAGATGAGATTATCGGAAAATGGACGGTTGAAGGGTATGGCATTGCAAAGAATTCGTATTTCTATGAAGGGAAAATTCTAACCAAAGATGAAATGCCGGATGCAGCCGTATTAAAGCTGGAGAAAAATGAAAAGGCCTTTTCGTTGTTGGTAGACTTGGAAACATCATCAGGGAATTCGATCATTCCCGGAGCCTACGTTGATCTGTATTTTGCAACCACACAAACAGAATCCAAAAAACCGTTAGTCGGCCGCATGTTCAAAAGGATTCGCGTGACATCGGTGAAAGACAGTAAGACCCAGGATGTTTTCAGCCCCCAAGAGTACACAGAAAGCAAAAAGAAAGATCCGTCTAAAGTGGCAACTTCAACGAATAATCCCAAGGCTTTAGCAAAACTGTATACACTCGCTGTTACCGAAGAGCAACTTGATTACCTGAACAAAGCGAAGATGTTGGGGAATATTATTCCGGTTGCAACCGGCACCAGCTTTCTTAAGATTGAAGATCAGGACAACTTGGAGAAACAACAAGCGGAGAAAGCGGACAACAATAGCGCGGATGAAGGTACGGATGAACTTGATCAATTGGAGTCTCTTACTCCTGAACAATTTATTCTCAAATGGATAGAAGAAAATAGCTATACGCTTGAAACGTTTCTTGAAGAACTGAAAAAAGAAAATCAACAAATAAAGGAGTGA